The Nicotiana tabacum cultivar K326 chromosome 14, ASM71507v2, whole genome shotgun sequence genome contains a region encoding:
- the LOC107802375 gene encoding dihydrolipoyllysine-residue acetyltransferase component 4 of pyruvate dehydrogenase complex, chloroplastic isoform X1, with translation MASLLHSKSPALSFSSTISSPSSLRSSVAAAFPRQYKLPAIQSKIREIFMPALSSTMTEGKIVSWTKSEGDVLSKGESVVVVESDKADMDVETFYGGILAAIVVNEGDTAPVGAPIGLLAETEDEIAEAKIRAKGQSKLETSPANTTTSDAAAAAAAAAPKVAIVATPYAKKLAKQHKVDINKVTGTGAFGRITPEDVEKAAGITKSIPASTAVAALIPAAAAPAKASPTSLTDIPGSTVVPFTTMQIAVSKNMMESLSVPTFRVGYPVSTNALDALYEKVKPKGVTMTALLAKAAAMALAQHPVVNATCKDGKSFTYNSSINIAVAVAINGGLITPVLQDADKLDLYLLSQKWKELVDKARAKQLQPHEYNSGTFTLSNLGMFGVDRFDAILPPGQGAIMAVGASKPTVVSDSEGFFSVKNKMLVNITADHRIIYGADLAALLQTFSKIVENPESLTM, from the exons ATGGCGTCGCTTCTCCATTCCAAGTCCCCAGCTCTCTCATTCTCCTCCACaatctcttctccttcttctctccGATCTTCCGTGGCGGCGGCATTCCCTCGCCAATACAAACTCCCCGCTATCCAATCGAAAATCCGTGAGATCTTCATGCCTGCTCTCAGCTCTACCATGACCGAAGGCAAAATTGTCTCCTGGACTAAGTCCGAGGGTGACGTCCTCTCCAAAGGAGAATCTGTGGTGGTCGTCGAATCTGATAAAGCTGACATGGACGTAGAGACATTCTACGGTGGCATTCTCGCTGCTATCGTTGTCAACGAGGGCGATACGGCTCCTGTTGGCGCTCCTATTGGGCTCTTGGCTGAGACTGAAGATGAAATTGCCGAAGCCAAGATTAGAGCCAAAGGCCAATCCAAACTAGAAACCTCTCCCGCTAATACCACTACCAGtgatgctgctgctgctgctgctgctgctgccccCAAAGTTGCGATTGTCGCCACGCCTTATGCGAAGAAGTTAGCGAAGCAGCACAAAGTTGATATCAACAAAGTGACTGGGACGGGGGCGTTTGGACGGATTACCCCGGAGGATGTCGAGAAGGCCGCAGGGATTACTAAAAGCATCCCCGCTTCCACTGCAGTAGCTGCTCTGATTCCTGCTGCGGCTGCTCCTGCAAAAGCGTCTCCAACTAGCTTAACTGACATTCCAGGGTCGACCGTTGTTCCTTTCACCACAATGCAAATTGCAGTATCAAAGAATATGATGGAGAGCCTCTCTGTTCCCACATTCCGTGTTGGATATCCAGTTAGTACGAACGCCCTTGATGCGCTGTATGAAAAG GTTAAGCCAAAAGGCGTTACAATGACTGCACTGTTAGCTAAAGCTGCAGCAATGGCCCTGGCTCAACATCCAGTTGTGAACGCCACTTGTAAAGATGGAAAGAGCTTTACTTATAATAGCAGTATAAATATTGCTGTTGCTGTGGCAATTAATGGTGGATTGATcaccccagtgcttcaggatgctgaCAAG TTGGATCTTTATCTATTGTCTCAAAAGTGGAAGGAATTGGTAGACAAGGCTAGGGCTAAGCAACTTCAGCCACACGAGTACAATTCAG GGACTTTCACGTTGTCCAACTTAGGCATGTTTGGTGTGGACAGATTTGATGCTATTCTTCCTCCCGGCCAG GGGGCTATTATGGCTGTTGGAGCATCAAAACCAACTGTTGTCTCTGACTCTGAAGGTTTCTTCTCTGTCAAAAATAAGATGCTG GTGAATATCACAGCAGATCACCGAATTATTTATGGTGCTGACTTGGCAGCCTTGCTTCAAACGTTCTCAAAGATTGTCGAGAACCCAGAGAGCTTGACAATGTAG
- the LOC107802375 gene encoding dihydrolipoyllysine-residue acetyltransferase component 4 of pyruvate dehydrogenase complex, chloroplastic isoform X2: protein MASLLHSKSPALSFSSTISSPSSLRSSVAAAFPRQYKLPAIQSKIREIFMPALSSTMTEGKIVSWTKSEGDVLSKGESVVVVESDKADMDVETFYGGILAAIVVNEGDTAPVGAPIGLLAETEDEIAEAKIRAKGQSKLETSPANTTTSDAAAAAAAAAPKVAIVATPYAKKLAKQHKVDINKVTGTGAFGRITPEDVEKAAGITKSIPASTAVAALIPAAAAPAKASPTSLTDIPGSTVVPFTTMQIAVSKNMMESLSVPTFRVGYPVSTNALDALYEKVKPKGVTMTALLAKAAAMALAQHPVVNATCKDGKSFTYNSSINIAVAVAINGGLITPVLQDADKLDLYLLSQKWKELVDKARAKQLQPHEYNSGTFTLSNLGMFGVDRFDAILPPGQGAIMAVGASKPTVVSDSEGFFSVKNKMLAEKGTIFGTVNANTDLL, encoded by the exons ATGGCGTCGCTTCTCCATTCCAAGTCCCCAGCTCTCTCATTCTCCTCCACaatctcttctccttcttctctccGATCTTCCGTGGCGGCGGCATTCCCTCGCCAATACAAACTCCCCGCTATCCAATCGAAAATCCGTGAGATCTTCATGCCTGCTCTCAGCTCTACCATGACCGAAGGCAAAATTGTCTCCTGGACTAAGTCCGAGGGTGACGTCCTCTCCAAAGGAGAATCTGTGGTGGTCGTCGAATCTGATAAAGCTGACATGGACGTAGAGACATTCTACGGTGGCATTCTCGCTGCTATCGTTGTCAACGAGGGCGATACGGCTCCTGTTGGCGCTCCTATTGGGCTCTTGGCTGAGACTGAAGATGAAATTGCCGAAGCCAAGATTAGAGCCAAAGGCCAATCCAAACTAGAAACCTCTCCCGCTAATACCACTACCAGtgatgctgctgctgctgctgctgctgctgccccCAAAGTTGCGATTGTCGCCACGCCTTATGCGAAGAAGTTAGCGAAGCAGCACAAAGTTGATATCAACAAAGTGACTGGGACGGGGGCGTTTGGACGGATTACCCCGGAGGATGTCGAGAAGGCCGCAGGGATTACTAAAAGCATCCCCGCTTCCACTGCAGTAGCTGCTCTGATTCCTGCTGCGGCTGCTCCTGCAAAAGCGTCTCCAACTAGCTTAACTGACATTCCAGGGTCGACCGTTGTTCCTTTCACCACAATGCAAATTGCAGTATCAAAGAATATGATGGAGAGCCTCTCTGTTCCCACATTCCGTGTTGGATATCCAGTTAGTACGAACGCCCTTGATGCGCTGTATGAAAAG GTTAAGCCAAAAGGCGTTACAATGACTGCACTGTTAGCTAAAGCTGCAGCAATGGCCCTGGCTCAACATCCAGTTGTGAACGCCACTTGTAAAGATGGAAAGAGCTTTACTTATAATAGCAGTATAAATATTGCTGTTGCTGTGGCAATTAATGGTGGATTGATcaccccagtgcttcaggatgctgaCAAG TTGGATCTTTATCTATTGTCTCAAAAGTGGAAGGAATTGGTAGACAAGGCTAGGGCTAAGCAACTTCAGCCACACGAGTACAATTCAG GGACTTTCACGTTGTCCAACTTAGGCATGTTTGGTGTGGACAGATTTGATGCTATTCTTCCTCCCGGCCAG GGGGCTATTATGGCTGTTGGAGCATCAAAACCAACTGTTGTCTCTGACTCTGAAGGTTTCTTCTCTGTCAAAAATAAGATGCTG GCTGAAAAGGGGACTATATTTGGTACAGTAAATGCTAATACTGATTTACTTTAA